Proteins found in one Bremerella volcania genomic segment:
- a CDS encoding OprO/OprP family phosphate-selective porin, with product MKTSWTCRALGICLGALAPALGYGQESIYSAPYAGAPTHQNTYEQPQQFYAAPEVPQALPAVDTVSAASYYNLLERVEKLEAEAAEEACKEVDILMKPTQKWTGRIHADYWHFPEDSELPNFIETDNVDQSPEDFLGFRRIRLGIQGNLSETMIYKSEFDFAQPNDMVIKDVYFGWDDLPFLHTVLIGNQKRPYGLDHLNSSRYNVFMERPFIVEAINQDARRVGAASYGLSDDQAWNWRYGAYIMNDLQGSGGQYTDNYQSEFAGRLANTIWYDETSGGRGYAHWAVSGTAAFPSSGGADRFRTRPEARSDERWIDTGVLGAANYQMIGLESVVNVGAFSFVGEYMAVHADRGAEPDTNFHGGYFYLAYWLTGEYSPWSRDSGTLDRPKPIENFWLVNRCDGCKSYGWGAWQVAARYSYCDFTDEDVFGGVGESVTFGLNWWWNPNAHWQLNYIQGRLSERVVSGVSTDAGWYQMIGCRFSVDF from the coding sequence ATGAAAACTAGCTGGACTTGCCGCGCCCTGGGGATTTGTTTGGGCGCATTGGCACCTGCTCTTGGCTACGGTCAAGAGTCGATCTACAGCGCACCGTACGCAGGCGCGCCAACGCATCAAAACACCTACGAGCAACCGCAGCAGTTCTACGCCGCTCCGGAAGTTCCACAAGCGCTGCCTGCTGTCGACACGGTTTCAGCCGCTTCGTACTACAACTTGCTCGAGCGTGTTGAAAAGCTGGAAGCAGAAGCGGCTGAGGAAGCTTGCAAAGAAGTCGACATCCTGATGAAACCCACTCAGAAGTGGACAGGGCGTATTCATGCTGACTACTGGCATTTCCCTGAGGATTCGGAACTCCCCAACTTCATTGAAACCGACAACGTGGATCAAAGCCCGGAAGACTTTCTTGGCTTCCGTCGAATTCGTCTCGGCATCCAGGGCAACCTTAGTGAGACGATGATCTACAAAAGCGAATTCGACTTCGCCCAACCTAACGACATGGTAATCAAAGACGTTTACTTCGGCTGGGATGATCTACCATTTCTGCACACGGTACTCATTGGTAACCAGAAGCGTCCTTATGGTTTGGATCACTTAAACTCCAGTCGTTACAACGTCTTCATGGAACGTCCTTTCATCGTTGAAGCAATCAACCAAGATGCTCGGCGTGTCGGTGCCGCGTCGTATGGTTTGTCTGACGATCAGGCTTGGAACTGGCGTTACGGTGCCTACATCATGAATGATCTCCAGGGATCCGGCGGACAATACACCGACAACTACCAATCAGAATTCGCCGGGCGATTGGCCAATACCATCTGGTACGACGAAACCTCCGGTGGACGCGGTTACGCTCACTGGGCCGTTTCGGGTACGGCTGCGTTCCCAAGTAGTGGCGGTGCTGACCGTTTCCGCACACGCCCCGAAGCTAGATCGGATGAACGCTGGATCGACACCGGCGTTCTCGGAGCGGCGAACTACCAGATGATCGGGCTTGAAAGCGTCGTTAACGTTGGTGCGTTCTCGTTCGTCGGCGAGTACATGGCCGTTCACGCTGATCGTGGCGCGGAACCTGATACCAATTTCCATGGCGGTTACTTCTATCTTGCTTACTGGCTCACCGGCGAATATTCGCCATGGAGTCGTGATTCGGGCACACTCGATCGCCCCAAGCCCATCGAGAACTTTTGGTTGGTCAATCGTTGTGATGGATGCAAAAGCTACGGGTGGGGTGCTTGGCAGGTTGCCGCTCGCTACTCGTACTGCGATTTCACGGATGAAGACGTCTTCGGTGGTGTCGGTGAAAGTGTGACCTTCGGTTTGAACTGGTGGTGGAATCCGAACGCTCACTGGCAATTGAACTACATTCAAGGGCGTTTGTCTGAACGTGTAGTTTCCGGAGTAAGCACGGACGCAGGCTGGTATCAAATGATCGGCTGTCGATTTAGTGTCGACTTCTAG
- a CDS encoding SulP family inorganic anion transporter, translated as MAKQDTPQTDAGGYFAGTFRKDFVSSIVVFLVALPLCIGIAVAVGVNPARALITGIIGGLIVGIFSGSPLQVSGPAAGLFVIVADIIAQQKAKFLGFFSGPEEAADGAAMTYALSALGLSVLVAGAIQAVAGKLGIGRWFQAVSPAVINGMLAGIGILIIVSQFHVMLDHQALWHGHKAHGGLQYMATIPEAIWKCFDLTEGTPHHHLAGAIGIVTITTMMLWQSFAPKRLKLIPAALLGISLATVVAMVLSFEIQNLVIPENLLDEVSFLNSTPEWMNFVVDPSVYISALVIALVASAETLLCATAVDKMKPGHKTNHDQELTAQGIGNMACGLVGALPMTGVIVRSSANVNAGGQTRGATILHGAWLLLFIVFLPQILTLVPRAALGALLVYTGFKLVNIKQIKELYKTSWSEFAIYATTVVLIVSFDLLIGVIAGIVLSAIKLLVTFTRFEADLYVNEEEQKASLSLHGAATFLRLPILAQRLEEIPDNVELHVDLSNLTYVDHACFESLMDWAKQHEKTGGTLVIDWSQLHGKFQKEVDIRPNGTTDVQRNGKAKRQSTPVGGGIT; from the coding sequence ATGGCTAAACAAGACACACCCCAAACGGATGCCGGTGGCTACTTCGCAGGTACGTTCAGGAAAGACTTCGTTTCTTCGATCGTCGTTTTCCTGGTTGCCCTGCCGCTTTGCATCGGAATCGCGGTCGCCGTGGGGGTCAATCCCGCGAGGGCCCTGATCACCGGCATCATCGGTGGCCTGATCGTGGGCATCTTTAGCGGCTCGCCTCTGCAAGTCAGTGGGCCGGCCGCGGGGCTGTTCGTCATCGTGGCGGACATCATCGCCCAGCAGAAAGCGAAGTTCCTCGGTTTCTTCTCCGGGCCGGAAGAAGCCGCGGACGGGGCTGCGATGACCTATGCATTGTCCGCGCTGGGGCTTTCGGTGCTGGTCGCCGGGGCGATTCAAGCCGTCGCGGGAAAACTTGGGATCGGACGCTGGTTCCAGGCGGTTTCGCCGGCAGTGATCAACGGCATGCTGGCCGGGATCGGGATCCTGATCATCGTCAGCCAGTTTCACGTGATGCTCGATCACCAGGCTTTGTGGCACGGCCACAAAGCGCACGGTGGTCTGCAATACATGGCCACCATTCCCGAAGCGATCTGGAAGTGCTTCGACCTGACCGAGGGCACTCCGCACCATCACCTCGCGGGCGCGATTGGAATCGTCACGATCACGACAATGATGCTCTGGCAATCATTCGCACCCAAAAGGCTCAAATTGATTCCGGCGGCCCTGCTGGGGATTAGCTTGGCAACCGTCGTTGCCATGGTGCTTAGCTTCGAGATTCAAAACCTGGTGATCCCTGAAAACCTGTTGGACGAAGTCTCGTTTCTCAACTCGACGCCTGAGTGGATGAACTTCGTCGTCGATCCATCGGTCTACATCTCGGCGTTGGTGATCGCTTTGGTGGCCAGTGCCGAAACGCTGCTTTGTGCGACGGCTGTCGACAAGATGAAGCCCGGGCACAAAACTAACCACGATCAGGAACTCACCGCCCAGGGAATCGGCAACATGGCCTGCGGTCTGGTGGGTGCCTTGCCGATGACCGGCGTGATCGTGCGAAGTTCGGCCAACGTCAACGCCGGGGGTCAAACCCGCGGGGCGACCATCCTGCATGGTGCCTGGCTGTTGCTGTTCATCGTCTTTTTGCCCCAGATCTTGACGCTGGTGCCGCGTGCCGCACTGGGCGCCCTGCTGGTTTACACCGGCTTCAAGCTGGTGAACATTAAGCAGATCAAGGAACTCTATAAAACAAGCTGGTCCGAGTTCGCGATCTATGCGACGACGGTCGTGTTGATTGTCAGCTTCGATCTTTTGATCGGCGTGATCGCGGGGATCGTGCTTTCGGCGATCAAACTGCTGGTGACGTTCACGCGGTTCGAGGCCGATCTGTACGTCAACGAAGAAGAGCAGAAGGCCTCGCTCAGTCTCCATGGGGCGGCCACCTTCCTGCGGCTTCCGATCCTGGCGCAGCGTTTGGAAGAGATTCCCGATAACGTTGAGTTGCACGTCGATCTGAGCAACCTCACTTACGTTGACCATGCCTGCTTCGAGTCGCTGATGGACTGGGCGAAACAGCACGAGAAGACGGGCGGCACGCTAGTGATCGATTGGAGTCAGCTGCATGGCAAATTTCAAAAGGAAGTCGACATCCGGCCCAATGGGACTACGGACGTTCAAAGAAATGGCAAGGCCAAGAGACAGTCTACTCCCGTTGGGGGAGGCATAACCTGA